In Aquimarina sp. TRL1, a single window of DNA contains:
- the hpaH gene encoding 2-oxo-hept-4-ene-1,7-dioate hydratase, with amino-acid sequence MLSKKQIKEEAVLLHQAEKKRLQLEATTVRYPEMQIEDSYAIQEEWMRIKKNEGQKVIGYKIGLTSKVMQAAMSIDEPDYGTLLDSMYFEHGCTIKASDFLDPRIEVELAFVLKKPLFGKYLTVEDVIAATDYVTPALEVIAARTYRVHPENGYTRTVRDTIADNAANAAIILGQEKVKPTTIDLRWVSALLYKNKCIEESGVAAAVLDHPAKGVVWLAQKYANHGIALEAGQIILSGSFTRPIKVSKGDRVTADYNELGKVECKFL; translated from the coding sequence ATGCTTAGTAAGAAGCAAATAAAAGAAGAAGCTGTTCTGTTACATCAGGCAGAAAAAAAAAGACTACAGTTAGAAGCAACTACAGTGAGATATCCTGAAATGCAAATAGAAGATTCCTATGCTATCCAAGAAGAGTGGATGCGAATTAAAAAGAACGAAGGACAGAAGGTAATAGGGTACAAAATAGGGTTGACTTCAAAAGTGATGCAAGCAGCTATGTCCATAGATGAGCCGGATTATGGGACATTGTTGGATAGTATGTACTTTGAACATGGCTGTACAATCAAAGCTTCTGATTTTTTAGACCCGAGAATAGAAGTAGAATTAGCGTTCGTATTAAAGAAACCGTTGTTTGGAAAATACCTGACAGTCGAAGATGTTATAGCGGCTACAGATTATGTCACTCCTGCATTAGAAGTAATCGCAGCCAGAACTTATCGAGTACATCCAGAGAATGGATATACACGTACGGTTAGGGATACTATTGCAGACAATGCAGCGAATGCAGCAATTATTCTTGGTCAGGAGAAGGTGAAACCGACAACAATAGACCTGAGATGGGTCAGCGCGCTTTTATATAAGAATAAATGTATTGAAGAATCCGGAGTAGCAGCAGCTGTACTAGATCATCCTGCAAAAGGCGTTGTCTGGTTAGCTCAGAAGTATGCGAATCACGGTATAGCCCTAGAAGCAGGTCAGATCATTTTATCAGGATCATTTACGAGACCTATAAAAGTAAGTAAAGGGGATCGTGTTACAGCAGATTATAATGAACTCGGAAAAGTTGAATGTAAATTTTTGTAA